One region of Cytobacillus sp. IB215665 genomic DNA includes:
- a CDS encoding NAD(P)-dependent oxidoreductase, producing the protein MKQAIVFGAMGFVGFNLSCHLLEEGTEVIGIRNPLIEKHDKLLEQKMLHIGRNANFHLLELEEDSSLISKGDFNTSSAIYYCLFDPTIHIKSVFNQHKYLEKSLTLLTNVINFCARHKCKLILISTLDMFNRNEQIINEETEPTPKSLNGLLHHREEILVMNKGNDLEFPYIIVRLPTLYGPWQPMNMVFQHGILTTDLHSDQPTIHEDTSDVLYINDVLNSLYVLGSNKISNEIIHFASGNESEWFNGYKLIYEQESSLRNEYKCPTLDTTKVRQLLNFYPQTTIGEGIKKQKAHTKKLMKHFI; encoded by the coding sequence TTGTATTCGGTGCGATGGGTTTTGTTGGATTCAATCTTAGCTGTCACCTTCTGGAAGAAGGGACGGAAGTAATAGGCATAAGAAACCCTCTAATTGAAAAGCACGATAAACTTCTCGAACAAAAAATGTTGCACATTGGTAGAAATGCTAATTTTCATTTACTTGAGCTTGAAGAGGATTCATCATTAATTAGCAAAGGCGATTTTAACACAAGCTCCGCTATATATTATTGCTTGTTTGATCCAACGATTCATATAAAAAGTGTATTTAATCAACATAAGTATTTAGAGAAGTCACTCACTTTATTAACGAATGTTATTAATTTTTGTGCTCGGCACAAATGTAAATTAATCCTCATATCTACACTTGATATGTTTAATCGTAATGAGCAAATAATTAATGAAGAAACAGAACCAACACCTAAATCATTGAACGGATTATTACACCATCGTGAAGAAATATTAGTGATGAACAAAGGAAATGATCTAGAATTTCCATACATTATTGTCCGTTTACCAACGTTATATGGACCGTGGCAACCTATGAATATGGTGTTTCAGCATGGGATTCTAACTACTGATCTCCACTCAGATCAGCCCACTATACACGAAGACACTAGTGATGTTTTATATATTAATGATGTGTTAAATAGTTTATATGTTCTTGGGTCAAATAAGATATCAAATGAAATTATACATTTTGCGAGCGGTAATGAAAGTGAATGGTTTAATGGTTATAAGTTAATTTATGAACAAGAATCATCTTTGAGAAATGAGTATAAATGCCCAACATTAGATACGACAAAGGTAAGGCAATTATTAAACTTTTATCCACAAACGACAATAGGTGAAGGAATTAAGAAGCAGAAAGCACACACAAAAAAATTAATGAAACATTTTATTTAG